The Cervus canadensis isolate Bull #8, Minnesota chromosome 5, ASM1932006v1, whole genome shotgun sequence genome contains the following window.
GCAGCTTCTTAGTCAGCTCCCGAGTGTCCACTCCTGTTGAAACAGCAGACTCTGAGAGATCACTTCCCCAGTGCAGTCATACAGGAAGTTAAGACTTCAATTCTAGAGCCTGAGTCACCCACAGCTGTCCTCTGGGCATCAAAATCCTGGGCTGTCCTTCCAGAACGACCCCACCatgaagtattcttgcctccaaGTATCACATTTGAATTGAACCACCACCCCAGATTTGTTTACAGAAGGTAATACCAAGGGACAAAAGAACATGCTAAATGACAATACAGGAATATTATcaaacaggtttaaaaaaaaaaatttagaaaactggaaaaattttaaacactccCTGGATATTTGATATTAAGgaattactgttaattttttaaaggtatggCAGTGTTATTGTCATCATGTTTTTACAAGGGGTTCTTTTTTCATAGATATTGAGCTCTCGGAAGATGAAACAATATCATATCTGAGATTTGCTCCAAAATAATCCAGAAGTTGTAGTAGTGGTGATGAAATAAGTTTAGCCCTCAATTGAGGAAACTGGGGATTCATTATCTTATTCTCTCCTTTTGCATGCTTAAAATTTCCCATCTGAGTGAGAGCTCAGTTCCTTCCCCCAGTCTAAACCTTTCAAATCAGGTATATTCTATCACAAGCCTGGACTCAAGTCCCAAGGGTCCACAGAGAACTTCTCTTAATCCTTTCCACCTGGGTACCTATGTTCCCCCAGACACAGCAATGCCTGCACCATACCTTGCAGGCCGGGTATGCCATGCCGTTGCAGCCACTCGTGCAGAGTGCAGGTGGCACTCCAGTGGCTGGGCGTGGGACAGCACTCTCCCACCACCAGTCCTGCCACGTGGATCCCCGAGGATTCAAACCACTGTCGATGGAAGGAGGAGACGGTGAGGAGCCCAGGGCCACATAACTCCCCGAGCCATCTTTTCCCATTGGAGGGCCATGGACCCTGTACTTCAGCCACAGTGAATGACCTGTCATTCCTTTAACAAGCCAAGTACCTCATGCTTCTGCCTTTTATCACCAATGCTGCCTCCCACGTGAAACACTGAACACATGGGCCTGGGGGGCCTGATGGCACTGATATGACAGTGATAACTGAAAGgacattttccttttccctccctttttttaaatctccttttcCATGAAGTCACCCCTATTCTCACCTACTGCAGCTGTGCCTCCTTAGAATTCATCTAAGTTCACTTTTACTTCCACTTGTCTTGCTATTTACATTGTATTAccaatgtgttcatttttcttcatcagaGAATTCTGAACTCAAGAGCAAGATACCTGACATGTGATAGTAGTTAATGAAGTTTACAGAGGGCCCACTTCACGCCAGGTATTATAACAGATGCTGGGGGGCAAGCATGAGCACGAATAGACAAGGTCTTGTCTTCAGGATGTTAATTTGCTACTCAGGGAAGCAGAAAATTAAGGTAGTGTAGATACCAAGATCATATTCTCAGAGTGTGATAAAAACAGTACAGAACAGGAAGGGGCATAGCACCttactcaataaaaataaaggctCAGGGTAGAATATTAGGCATGATTATTACACCCCCTCCATAAGgggttatcatttttaaaagtaacatatttGTTACTCAATACATAAGCTTATAATAACTAAGAGAAACAGGCTGTTTATTGGGGAGGAAGTGGCATATTTAAATTACATCTGCTTACTGGTAGAAGGTTTAAGAAAGATGAATGTTGAGACTGTTCTTTAGGGATGTGAAGGCTAGTCTGGCAGAACCCTCCATGGCTAGATGGTCGAATCTGCACTTGGACATACATTTATGGCATATATGCTGCAAAAGCATCAGTGGTGGGTTTGTGGCTCCTGGAGGCTCTACTCATCTTGGTTCTGTCAGGGCCTCAACTTTGCAAGTGTATAAACTCAACTTTGACATTGTATCTAGAGTTGACAAAGCTGAAGACTGACATAAATTAACCAAGATAATGCATCATAAACTAGAACACAGTGAATTCATAGGTCGTGATGAGGAGTGGTTCTTTCCGGAATAACAGGCATGTCTTTTACCTAGAGTGTCTTCTCCCAAGTGTCAGGGTGAGTGGTGAAAGCATATGAGGAATTAAAGGCTCAGTAAGCCTAGTATCAGAATAAAATGAGTTTTGAGGAATACTGCATTGAGGATAGGTGACTATGATGAActtgtgttggtttttttttttttacttgaactCTCAGAGGGCAACTTAGTTTCCAAACAGAAGAGGAACAGGAAAAACTTCACTGAGAAGGACACTGTTTTCTTATCTACATGTTAAGAACTCTACTGAAAAGTGGTAAAAAATGAGGCAAGGTAAGTAAAGCAGGTTTAGATGATAATCAGCTTAATTGGTTTGGTAGGGAAACTCGGACTTACTATCATTGAGAAGGGTGTGACCCTGTATTCCAATTTCTTTCCCATTAAATTATACACTCTTAAAGCTTAACTCTCATCACAAAAAACTTATCGGAGCTCAGACTCTGGCTTGGTCCAGCACTTTGTGCCTCTCAAGGCACCTAACAAGTCGCACACAGGGCCTGTCTAGCACTTCAGTGTGTATCAGCTTTCTCCAGAATGACTAGCGGAATGGCAGTGTCTTCACTAACAGTTAATAGCTACTGATTCGAAAAGGAGTGTAGAACAAGCATTGGCGTTGGCTACCTTGCTGAGCCCGAACTCATCCACTTCATCTGGGGGGATGCCGTAGTTACCAATCAGGGGGTATGTCAGCACTAAGATCTGTGCTTTGTAGGAAGGGTCAGTCAGGGCCTCGGGGTAGCCGACCATACCGGTTTGAAACACTGCaagaaagaggcagagctggggcatCCTTCGGAGCACTGCCCGGAGCGATGAGAATGCCCCTGGGCCGTAGGGAtacggggaggtgggggggagcggGCTAGGGaatggcgggggagggggtgtaCAGGCGGGAAAATGGCGGGGTCTGAGCAGAGCAGGCTGGGCAGAGAGGGGCATCAGAGAGACAGATGAGGTCGGCAGCCAGCCCGGACTTGCTTACCCACTTCCCCGGCAGTCGACACAGCGGCCCCAAAGGGCTGGCCCCGCAGGACCGACCCGTCCTCCAACACCAGGGCGGCCATGGGAACGGAGCTCAGAGGCGGGGTGATCACAGAGAAGAGGGAAATCGCAGCAAGCCCCGGTCGATGCTAGAACCACCAGAGGACTGCGCGCCCAGAGTCGATCCACGTGGCTCGCCGCGCCGCTGTCTAGAGCCAAGCGCTGTGTAAGCCGCGCAGGAGCCCAGGCGTTCTGGACCGCGGCAGACTGCGGCGGCGCAAGCAGCTGGCGGCgtgaggggcggggccgggagcgtgaggggcggggccagggcggCTAGCGGGTTGGGTCACCTCTTACCAAACGCGAAGGTAAGGGAAACCTGTGAAAACCAACTCTCCCCGGAAGCAGCCTTTCCCACCCCAACCAagagacaagaagaaaaaaagaaaaactgtttatTATGGTCAACAGCACAAATGTGAATTGGTACTAGTCCACTCCCGGACTGGATGCCTATCCACTCCCGGACTGGATGTCTACAACACACCAGGGTTGTGCAAATTTCCGTCTTCCTTCCAACGGAGGCCTCTGCCTTGGGAGGATCCGCAGATGAATGATGCCTAGGAAGCAAATCTCCCTGACTCGGTTAAGATGGGGATGATCTTTAGGTCAGTAGGAAGTTCTGTGTGGTTCAAGAAGCCTTGGCTTTTCGGCGTTGAGTCCCCCAAAGAAGGATGGAGATGGATAAGGTGGTGGATCCCAGAATACCAAAGAACATGAACAATGGGAAGGAGCCCTGTGAataacagaccaaaaaaaaacttcatataGGGTTACATGAAGGGCTTACAACCTAACATCCAGTAATTTCCTAGCATATCTGTCTCCTCAGCCAGGGCAgttttcttctagtttccttctctaggtgctCTGCATCAGCTGCTGGTCTTCTTTTAAAGAGGTATCTATGCATCTCTCTTGTCcctaattccctggtggctcagatggtaaagcatctgcctgcaatgtgggagacctggattcgatccccaggtcgggaagatcccttggagaaggaaatggcaacccactccagtactcgggcctagaaaattccatggatggaggagcctggtgggctacagtccatggggtcacaaagaatcagccacgactgagcgacttcacttttatcACTAATTAGGAGGCCTCATTCCTCACCTGGCGCATACACTTGTAGCCATGGAAGCCATCAGCACAAACACACTGCAAGAGACCTGGACCATCAGGTACACAAGATCCATTCTCAGGACATATTTCTGAGagccagagaaaaacagagaacatCACTGGATTTCATTAGGTATATTTCCCATATATCTCCTTCAGCTTAAGATTCTCTCAACTATTTCTAGGTCAAAGGTACAGTGGAAAGAAGACTACAGATAATCAGAACACTGTCAtgataacaaaataattttaagaccTTTCTTTCCAAAGGGTTAAGACTTacgagctatgacaaacctagacagcatattaaaaagcagagacatactttgccaacaaaggtccgtctagtcaaagctatggtttttccagtagacattcatgtatggatatgagagttggaccaaaaagaaagctgaacaccaaagaattgatgcttttgaactgtggtgttgggagaagactcttgagagtcccttggactgcaaggagatcaaatcagccaatcctaaaggaaatcaatcctcaatgttcattggtaggactgatcctgaagctgaagctccaatactttggacacctgatgcaaagaactgactcactggaaaagagcctgatgctgggaaagactgaaggcaggagaagaagggggtgacagaggatgagatggttggatggcatcaccaactcaatggacatgagtttgagcaagctctgggagttggtgatagacagggaagcctggcatagcgcagcccatggagtcgcagagtcggacacgactgagcgcctggaCTGAACACTTCGGAAACCTGAACAAAAGGCACTTAGGCAATTTTACCATCCTGATCTAAAATAGAGAATACAAGGGAGGAGGGGTAGTTTCCGGAGGGGTGAAGGTGAGACAGCATACCTGGATCCTCAGTGCTGTTGCAAATATTCCTTTGTCCTTCGCAGCTTTGGTTGTTTACATAAAAAGTGACAGTATCCCAGGCATTAATACCTCCAGGACAGTTGACATCTTGTGGCAGTATCCTGAACACAACATAGGCAGTCATAATATGCAGACCAAAGTTGCTGAGTTCATAGCACTGCCTCTCTTTggttctctcccccaccccacactctTACTCACAGAGTCTGGAGGTGAGTAAAGCCATGGAAGGTGTTGACCAAGTCACTCTGGAGGGGGTTTGCCTGCAGGTCTCTGCAAAGCACACACTGTTAGCACTGTGCTCTAGGAAAACACTTTACTTCCATTCACACATCTTTCTGGATGATAATCCAGTTCTTATTCTGAGTTGTCCAAATGTAGACAATATTCAAACATCTTTTTAGCAGTCCATCCTCAAAGACTTTCCCATCAACCCTATGCCAACGTCACCTTTTGGGAAGGAGGATAACTAATGACTTACATGATGATAGCAGTATGTGCTTGAGGAAAGTTTGGACCAGGGTCCTTCAGAGAGCAGTTCTGGAGATCCAGCCTGAGGAAATAAGGTAATTAGTGAAACTGTGTATCTTTCTCCTTCACCCAGGGTAAGCTATTACAACACCCTTTACAGCTAATATTCATTGAGCACACCTATGTCAGGGCCACAAACTAGGCACTTTGGTAGATGTTTTAATCCTGCATTGTCCAATTAAGTAACCACTAATACATGTAgctacttaaatttttaaaaattctgtcccTCATTTGCACTAGTCACATTTCTTCAATATCTATTGCTGTCTATTCCTTTACTTAATGGAATAGTGCCTTAATATTTA
Protein-coding sequences here:
- the ATRAID gene encoding all-trans retinoic acid-induced differentiation factor — encoded protein: MVLCGLGSPVSLVPWAAALLFVLSVARALALPEICTQCPGRVQNLSEVALYCKRTPELTLQARCCLNGEGTILGLDLQNCSLKDPGPNFPQAHTAIIIDLQANPLQSDLVNTFHGFTHLQTLILPQDVNCPGGINAWDTVTFYVNNQSCEGQRNICNSTEDPEICPENGSCVPDGPGLLQCVCADGFHGYKCMRQGSFPLFMFFGILGSTTLSISILLWGTQRRKAKAS